GTCGGGGGTCGCGCCGAAGGACCCGAAGAAGATCGAGACGTTGTGGGCGACCGCGCTCGGTCGCGCGAAGGAGGCCGAGAAGCTCGACGACGTGCGCGAGGCGCAGGCGGCGTACGCCGCGGCGGCGCAGGCGTTCTTCGGGCTCCGCGACACCGCGGAGGCGACGGCCGCGGCCCGGCGCCTCGAGCGGTCGCAGGCGTTCCGCACCCGCCGGACGTTCGAGCGGGAAATCGACCGCCGGGAGGACCGCTTCGTCGCGGAGCTCCGTCGCCAGTTCGGGGCGAAGGCGCCGTGGAGCGCCGATCGCGAGGTGCGGGCGAAGCGGATCGCCGCGATCGGAGTCCCGGAGCTCCTGCGCACCTGGCGCGAGAAGCGCGGGACCCCCGAGGCGGAGTCGGCGGCGCGCCTGCTCACGGTGGCGCAGAGCAGCGCCAGGGCGCAGGGGACGCAGGCCCTCCTCGACGGGGACGCCAAGCGGGCGATCGTGATCCTCGAGCTCGCGGTGGCGATCGCCCCGCAGGACGCGCTCGCGCAATACAACCTCGCCTGCGCGTGGGCGTCGCTCGGGAAGGTCGACGAGGGGATCCGCGCGCTGCGCGCGTCGGCCGAGGCGGGGTTCGCCGACGCCGCCATGGCGGAGACCGACGCCGACCTCGCGCCGCTGCGCGGCACGCCGGAGTTCGCCGG
The sequence above is a segment of the Candidatus Polarisedimenticolaceae bacterium genome. Coding sequences within it:
- a CDS encoding dienelactone hydrolase family protein encodes the protein MLTPLLLFLASSLPPGQIHAAVGAEADPKQTYALYLPSYYDPAKAWPILYGLDAGARGKLVVETYRDAAEKHGWIVAASNVSRNGPWTVIREATEAMVADTRAHLNVDPKRVYFTGFSGGARASFDYASRHPGTVAGIVAAGMGLPDDRDAWSTKVPVFFVAGDEDFNYRPARDAAEALVSAGGISRFRVFAGVHAWFPPIVAMQAIEWHEALAMRSGVAPKDPKKIETLWATALGRAKEAEKLDDVREAQAAYAAAAQAFFGLRDTAEATAAARRLERSQAFRTRRTFEREIDRREDRFVAELRRQFGAKAPWSADREVRAKRIAAIGVPELLRTWREKRGTPEAESAARLLTVAQSSARAQGTQALLDGDAKRAIVILELAVAIAPQDALAQYNLACAWASLGKVDEGIRALRASAEAGFADAAMAETDADLAPLRGTPEFAGLLDRMRANR